Within Synechococcus sp. NB0720_010, the genomic segment GCTGGCTGAAGGGTGAGCGCTACTGCCTGGAGGACCTGGGCTCCCTTTCCGACCCGATCGCTGAATTGCTCCAGCGGCGGGATGCCTTTGATGTGGTGCTGCTGCAGCAGGGTGTCACGCCCCCAGAGGCCCTCCAAGGCTTGCGTCAGCAAGGAGTGCTTCTGCCGGCGGTTGTGGTGGGGGAAGTCAACGGCCGCGTCGACTACCACGAGGCGGAGGTGCATCTGCCCCAGGACCAGCTTGAACAGGTTGTCTACAGCCTGGATGCAGCGGTTTCGCGCTTCCTGCGCAAGGGACTGTCTGCTCAATCGGAGTCGGGCGGTGAGTCGGCCTCGACACCGCTGTCCTGGCGGCTACCCAATCGACTTCAGGGGCGCCTGGGCTACCTGGGGGTCTTCTACAAGCGGGATCCGTCCCTGTTTTTGCGCAATCTCCCGGAGCCTGACCACGGCGAGTTGCGCCAGTCGTTGCAGCGGGGCTACCGCGACATCCTGATCAGTTACTTCAAGGATCCTGCGGCGGCCAACCAGGCGATCGAGAGCTTTGTCCACAGCGCCTTCTTTTGCGATCTCCCGGTCAACAGCGTTGTTGAGATCCATGTGGATCTGATGGATTCCTTCTGGAAGCAACTGCGGCTTGAAGGCCATAAAAACGATTTTCTTCAGGATTACCGCCTTGCGCTTTTGGATGTGATGGCCCATTTGTGTGAGATGTACCGGCGTTCCATTCCCCCGGATCTCCCCTTGGCGGAACCACCGCCTGGTGAGGCCGTTGGTTAGTTCTTATTCGTTCCATTTGTCTTAAGGAGGTGATTCCGATGAGTCCACGCAAGACCTACATCCTGAAGCTCTATGTGGCTGGAAACACGCCCAACTCGATGCGCGCATTGAAGACCCTGCGGAATATCCTTGATACGGAATTTCAGGGTGTGTATGCCCTGAAAGTGATTGATGTTCTGAAAAACCCTCAGCTCGCTGAAGAAGACAAGATCCTGGCGACGCCCACCCTCGCCAAGATCCTTCCGCCACCGGTGCGTCGAATCATTGGTGATCTCTCAGACCGGGAGAGGGTTTTGATTGGTTTGGATCTCTTGTTTGAGGAGCTCAGCGATGAGGCCTTGTCCGAGTCCTTGTTGGACCAGGATGCGGTGGGTGATCTTGTGTGAAAACCAACGTTTCCTTCACAAGAGCGGCTGTCATAGCCGTGAAAACGAACTAGATTTCTGACAGGACCATCCTCCCCATGCAGGACCCCAGCCCACAGTCCAATCATCTCGCCTCGGTCCAGAAGCTGCCGACGGGGATTGAGGGGTTTGACGACGTTTGCCAGGGCGGTCTCCCCATTGGTCGCTCCACCCTGATCAGTGGGACATCGGGTACGGGAAAAACCGTGTTCTCGCTGAACTTTCTCTATAACGGCATTCGTCAGTTTGACGAGCCCGGGATTTTCGTCACCTTTGAAGAGTCGCCGCTCGATATTCTCCGCAATGCGGCCAGCTTTGGCTGGAATCTTCAGGAAATGGTGGAGCAGGACAAGCTGTTCCTGTTGGATGCCTCCCCTGATCCGGAAGGGCAAGATGTCGCTGGCAGCTTCGATCTGTCAGGTCTGATCGAGCGAATTAACTACGCGATCCGTAAGTACAAAGCCCGGCGTGTGGCGATCGATTCGATCACGGCCGTTTTTCAGCAGTACGACGCGGTCTCGGTCGTGCGCCGGGAGATCTTCCGCTTGATTGCCCGCCTGAAGGAGATCGGCGTCACCACGGTGATGACCACCGAGCGGATTGATGAATACGGTCCCATCGCCCGCTACGGGGTGGAGGAATTCGTCAGCGACAACGTGGTGATCCTCCGCAATGTCTTGGAGGGGGAGCGCCGCCGGCGGACGGTGGAAATCCTCAAGTTGCGCGGTACCACCCATATGAAGGGGGAGTTCCCCTTCACCATGGGCTCCCACGGCATCAGCATCTTCCCGCTGGGGGCCATGCGCCTGACCCAGCGCAGCTCCAATGTCCGCGTGAGCTCGGGTGTCCCCCGCCTCGATGAGATGTGCGGCGGCGGCTTCTTCAAGGATTCGATCATCCTGGCCACCGGTGCGACAGGGACGGGTAAGACCCTGCTGGTCAGCAAGTTTGTGGAGAACGCCTGCGCCAACAAGGAGCGGGCCATCCTCTTTGCCTATGAGGAGTCCAGGGCCCAGCTGCTGCGCAATGCCACCAGTTGGGGGTTGGATTTCGAGGAGATGGAGCGCCAGGGACTGCTCAAAATTATTTGTGCCTATCCCGAATCAACGGGCCTAGAGGATCACCTCCAAATCATCAAGACCGAAATCAGCCAGTTCAAGCCATCGCGGATGGCGATCGACTCCCTCTCGGCCCTGGCGCGGGGCGTGAGTCATAACGCCTTCCGTCAGTTTGTGATCGGCGTGACCGGTTACGCCAAGCAGGAAGAAATCGCGGGCTTCTTTACGAATACCTCCGAAGAATTCATGGGGAGTCACTCGATTACTGACTCCCATATCTCGACGATTACCGACACGATCCTGCTGCTTCAGTACGTCGAGATCCGTGGTGAGATGGCCCGCGCTCTGAACGTCTTCAAGATGCGCGGTTCCTGGCACGACAAGGGAATCCGTGAATACATCATTACGAGCAATGGCCCTGAAATTAAGGACTCCTTCTCGAACTTTGAGCGGATTATTAGTGGTGTGCCGCACCGCATTGACCACGATGAGCGCAGCGAGCTCTCACGCATCGTGAAGGGGGTTGGCGAGGGCCAGTTCTAGATCCCGTCACCCAAATTGCTGGTGCTTCGCCGTTCGGCCTGCAGGCGCAGTTCCGTGTCGTCAGCGTCTTCGAGGGGCAGGTCAAACCAGAAGGTGGTGCCCACATTGAGTTCGCTCACCATGCGAACGGTGGCACCGTGCTTCTCCAGGATGCCCCGCACGATGGAGAGTCCTAGACCAGTTCCCACTTCGGTGTGAACAGCGTTCTCGACCCGGTAGAAGCGATCGAAGATCTTCTCCTGGTCTTCTCGGGAGATGCCTGAACCGGTATCGGAGATTTCCACCCGTAACTTCGGCAGCGGCGCGGTCAGCTCGCAGGCGGGGTTATCCGGGTTGGCTGCGGTGCTGGGATCAATCGTGCAGATGTCAGGCCAGGGGTAGGCCCGCAGGCTCAGGCGGCCCCCGGCGGCAGTGAACTTCAGGCCGTTGCCCACCAGGTTGTCGAGCACCTGCAGCAGCAGGTCCCAGTTGCCGCGAACCCGGGGCAGCTCGTCGATGACATGAAGGTCGAGCTCGACGCCTTTTTCCTTGGCGTTCAGCTTGTAGTTGCGCAGGGTTTGCTCCATCGCCGGACCCAGCTCCACCGCTTCCATCGACCAGGCCCGATCGCTCTCCAATCGGGAGAGATCGAGGACGTCATTGACGAGGCGGGTGAGGCGATCGGTCTCGGCGTTGGCGATCGCCAGAAAGTCCTTCCGGTCCTCCTCGCTGAGCTGCTCGCCCATGTCGTGGAGGGTCTCGACGTAGCTCTTGATGTTGAAGAGCGGCGTGCGCAGCTCATGGGAGACGTTGCTGATGAAACGGCTCTGGGCGGCGTTGAGTTCCACCTCGCGGGTGAGGTCCTGGACGGTGACGGCGATGCCCTTCAGGGTTTCGCCGCTGGCATCGCGCACGGACTGCAGAACGATGCGCAGGGTGCGCGGCGGTTCACCAAAGCTGCAGCGCACATCGCTGCTCTCCTTGTCGTTCTCCAGCAGGCTCTCAAGGGGGGTCTGCAACTCGAGGTTCAGTCCCTCCGGCAGTTCGTCCATCAGGCGCGTGCCCTCCAGATTGCGGCCCTCCCAGCGGAACAGGCGCCTGGCGGTGGGGTTAACCAGCACCACCCGCCCTTCGGAATCCAGCAGCAAGGCCCC encodes:
- a CDS encoding circadian clock protein KaiA, translating into MTQPALTIASLLSDPRLVKAATSWLKGERYCLEDLGSLSDPIAELLQRRDAFDVVLLQQGVTPPEALQGLRQQGVLLPAVVVGEVNGRVDYHEAEVHLPQDQLEQVVYSLDAAVSRFLRKGLSAQSESGGESASTPLSWRLPNRLQGRLGYLGVFYKRDPSLFLRNLPEPDHGELRQSLQRGYRDILISYFKDPAAANQAIESFVHSAFFCDLPVNSVVEIHVDLMDSFWKQLRLEGHKNDFLQDYRLALLDVMAHLCEMYRRSIPPDLPLAEPPPGEAVG
- the kaiB gene encoding circadian clock protein KaiB, producing the protein MSPRKTYILKLYVAGNTPNSMRALKTLRNILDTEFQGVYALKVIDVLKNPQLAEEDKILATPTLAKILPPPVRRIIGDLSDRERVLIGLDLLFEELSDEALSESLLDQDAVGDLV
- the kaiC gene encoding circadian clock protein KaiC; the encoded protein is MQDPSPQSNHLASVQKLPTGIEGFDDVCQGGLPIGRSTLISGTSGTGKTVFSLNFLYNGIRQFDEPGIFVTFEESPLDILRNAASFGWNLQEMVEQDKLFLLDASPDPEGQDVAGSFDLSGLIERINYAIRKYKARRVAIDSITAVFQQYDAVSVVRREIFRLIARLKEIGVTTVMTTERIDEYGPIARYGVEEFVSDNVVILRNVLEGERRRRTVEILKLRGTTHMKGEFPFTMGSHGISIFPLGAMRLTQRSSNVRVSSGVPRLDEMCGGGFFKDSIILATGATGTGKTLLVSKFVENACANKERAILFAYEESRAQLLRNATSWGLDFEEMERQGLLKIICAYPESTGLEDHLQIIKTEISQFKPSRMAIDSLSALARGVSHNAFRQFVIGVTGYAKQEEIAGFFTNTSEEFMGSHSITDSHISTITDTILLLQYVEIRGEMARALNVFKMRGSWHDKGIREYIITSNGPEIKDSFSNFERIISGVPHRIDHDERSELSRIVKGVGEGQF
- the nblS gene encoding two-component system sensor histidine kinase NblS; the protein is MTSSSTPLAPRRWWQSLVRWWAEFSLQTKLLAAATLVVSLVMTAITFFALNGIQADVRMSDTRFARDLGLLLSANVTPLVAQGNDRELAAVAERFWKSSRSLRYIFFADPEGIIYLGIPISGTTGSSELLLSRKLELPAELSKRPQNPLIRQHLTPDGQVTDVFVPLVADGRYMGVLALGINPNEAALASAALSREVTVAVFISIWILVILGAVFNALTITQPVKELLRGVRSIAGGDFEARIALPVGGELGELLDGFNDMASQLEAYNEANIEELTAAQVKQQSLIATMADGALLLDSEGRVVLVNPTARRLFRWEGRNLEGTRLMDELPEGLNLELQTPLESLLENDKESSDVRCSFGEPPRTLRIVLQSVRDASGETLKGIAVTVQDLTREVELNAAQSRFISNVSHELRTPLFNIKSYVETLHDMGEQLSEEDRKDFLAIANAETDRLTRLVNDVLDLSRLESDRAWSMEAVELGPAMEQTLRNYKLNAKEKGVELDLHVIDELPRVRGNWDLLLQVLDNLVGNGLKFTAAGGRLSLRAYPWPDICTIDPSTAANPDNPACELTAPLPKLRVEISDTGSGISREDQEKIFDRFYRVENAVHTEVGTGLGLSIVRGILEKHGATVRMVSELNVGTTFWFDLPLEDADDTELRLQAERRSTSNLGDGI